Proteins encoded in a region of the Elaeis guineensis isolate ETL-2024a chromosome 7, EG11, whole genome shotgun sequence genome:
- the LOC105049140 gene encoding T-complex protein 1 subunit epsilon: MALAFDEYGRPFIILKEQERKSRLRGLEAQKANISAGKAVARILRTSLGPKGMDKMLQSPDGDVTITNDGATILEQMDVNNQIAKLMVELSRSQDCEIGDGTTGVVVVAGALLEQAEKLLERGIHPIWIAEGYEMASRIAVEHLERISQKFEFSVSNIEPLVQTCMTTLSSKIVNRCKRMLAEIAVKAVLAVADLERKDVNLDLIKIEGKVGGKLEDTELIYGITVDKEMSHPQMPKRIEDAKIAILTCPFEPPKPKTKHKVDIDTVEKFQTLRQQEQKYFDDMVQKCKDVGATLIICQWGFDDEANHLLMHRNLPAVRWVGGVELELIAIATGGRIVPRFQELTPEKLGRAGLVREKSFGTTKDRMLYIEQCANSRAVTIFIRGGNKMVIEETKRSLHDALCVARNLIRNNSIVYGGGSAEISCSIAVEAAADRYPGVEQYAIRSFAEALDSIPMALAENSGLQLIDTLTAVKSQQIKENNPYCGIDCNDVGTNNMQEQNVFETLIGKQQQILLATQVVKMILKIDDVITPSDY, translated from the exons ATGGCGTTGGCGTTCGACGAGTATGGGAGGCCGTTCATCATCCTAAAGGAgcaggagcggaagagccggttGAGGGGCTTGGAGGCTCAGAAGGCCAACATCTCGGCCGGGAAGGCCGTCGCTCGGATCCTCCGCACCTCCCTCGGTCCTAAGGGCATGGACAAGATGCTCCAGAGCCCCGACGGCGATGTCACCATCA CAAATGATGGGGCAACAATCTTGGAGCAGATGGACGTTAACAACCAGATTGCAAAGTTGATGGTGGAATTGTCCCGGAGTCAGGACTGTGAAATTGGTGATGGCACCACAGGAGTTGTTGTTGTGGCTGGTGCACTTCTAGAACAGGCTGAGAAGCTTCTGGAACGTGGCATTCATCCTATTTGGATTGCAGAGGGTTATGAGATGGCCTCTAGGATAGCTGTGGAGCATCTTGAGCGAATATCTCAGAAATTTGAATTCAGTGTTAGTAATATTGAACCTTTGGTGCAGACCTGCATGACCACATTGTCTTCAAAGAT TGTTAATCGATGCAAGCGTATGCTAGCTGAGATTGCTGTTAAGGCGGTTCTGGCAGTTGCAGATCTCGAAAGGAAGGATGTAaaccttgatttgattaaaatagaAGGAAAGGTTGGAGGTAAGTTGGAAGATACCGAGCTCATCTATGGAATAACTGTTGACAAGGAGATGAGCCACCCTCAGATGCCAAAGAGAATTGAAGATGCGAAAATTGCTATTCTGACTTGCCCATTTGAACCACCGAAGCCAAAGACAAAGCATAAGGTTGACATTGACACTGTGGAGAAATTTCAGACCTTACGTCAGCAAGAGCAGAAGTACTTTGATGATATGGTTCAAAAATGCAAG GATGTTGGAGCAACCCTCATTATTTGTCAATGGGGTTTTGATGATGAAGCAAATCATCTTTTGATGCATCGGAATTTGCCTGCTGTCAGATGGGTTGGTGGTGTTGAGTTGGAATTGATTGCCATTGCTACAG GTGGAAGAATAGTTCCCAGATTCCAAGAACTGACACCTGAAAAGCTGGGAAGG GCTGGACTAGTTAGAGAAAAATCATTTGGAACAACGAAGGATCGGATGTTGTATATTGAACAATGCGCAAACTCAAGGGCTGTGACCATATTCATTCGTGGTG GTAACAAAATGGTGATAGAGGAAACTAAGCGTAGTCTTCATGATGCGCTATGTGTGGCAAGGAATCTGATCCGTAACAATTCCATTGTTTATGGTGGTGGTTCAGCTGAGATATCTTGCTCGATCGCCGTAGAAGCCGCTGCAGATAGATACCCTGGAGTCGAGCAA TATGCTATCAGGTCCTTTGCTGAAGCTTTAGATTCTATTCCGATGGCTCTGGCAGAGAACAGTGGTCTCCAACTTATTGATACTCTCACTGCAGTCAAATCTCAGCAAATCAAG GAGAACAATCCATATTGTGGCATAGATTGTAATGATGTTGGGACGAACAACATGCAAGAGCAAAATGTATTTGAGACGCTGATCGGCAAGCAGCAGCAGATCTTGCTTGCAACACAGGTGGTGAAAATGATTTTGAAAATTGACGACGTGATCACCCCTTCTGATTATTGA